Proteins from a single region of Pseudomonas sp. 10S4:
- a CDS encoding MFS transporter — MANPYRELFNAPGARAFVLAGMIARMPISMTGIGLITMLSQLQGGYGLAGAVAATFALATAFCAPQVSRLVDRYGQGRILPVSALVGGGSLLLLLLCTRLQAPHWTLFVFAALAGCMPSMSAMVRARWTELYRGQPQLQTAYALESVLDEVCFIVGPPLSVGLCVVAFPEAGPLAALLMLAIGVAAFVLQRGTEPAVHPHEVHHQGSIIRSGEIRLLMLLMTAMGTIVGVVDVVSVAFAQQQGQPAAASIVLSVYAIGSCLAGLAFGALRSKVPLPRLFLYGGVATAVTTLPLLLATNIFGLALAVFVAGLFFAPTLIVAMALVERIVPPAKLTEGLTWLVTGLSIGVAMGAASSGWLVDAFGARSGFWVAIAAGAVVLGSAIQSFRHLK; from the coding sequence ATGGCAAACCCCTACCGCGAACTGTTCAACGCCCCTGGCGCCCGGGCCTTTGTGCTGGCCGGGATGATCGCGCGCATGCCGATTTCCATGACCGGCATCGGCCTGATCACCATGCTCTCGCAGTTACAGGGTGGCTACGGCTTGGCCGGCGCCGTTGCGGCAACTTTTGCCCTCGCCACGGCATTCTGTGCGCCGCAGGTTTCGCGTCTGGTGGATCGCTACGGCCAGGGCCGGATCCTGCCGGTGTCGGCGCTGGTGGGTGGCGGTTCGCTGTTGCTGTTGTTGCTCTGCACACGGTTGCAGGCGCCACACTGGACGCTGTTCGTGTTCGCTGCCCTGGCCGGGTGCATGCCGAGCATGTCGGCGATGGTCCGGGCGCGCTGGACCGAGCTCTATCGCGGTCAGCCGCAACTGCAAACCGCCTATGCGTTGGAATCGGTGCTGGACGAGGTCTGCTTTATTGTCGGGCCGCCGCTGTCGGTGGGCTTATGCGTGGTGGCGTTCCCCGAGGCAGGTCCCTTGGCGGCGTTACTGATGCTTGCGATCGGGGTCGCGGCGTTTGTGTTGCAGCGCGGCACCGAGCCGGCGGTGCATCCCCATGAAGTTCACCATCAGGGCTCAATCATTCGTTCCGGTGAAATCCGCCTGCTGATGCTGTTGATGACCGCCATGGGCACCATTGTCGGCGTAGTGGACGTGGTCAGCGTGGCGTTCGCCCAGCAGCAGGGCCAACCGGCGGCAGCGAGTATCGTGCTGTCGGTGTACGCCATCGGTTCGTGCCTGGCCGGGTTGGCGTTCGGCGCATTGCGCTCGAAAGTGCCGCTGCCGCGATTGTTCCTTTATGGCGGTGTGGCGACAGCGGTGACGACATTGCCGTTACTGCTGGCGACGAACATATTCGGGCTGGCACTGGCGGTGTTTGTCGCCGGGCTGTTCTTTGCGCCGACGCTGATTGTGGCGATGGCGTTGGTGGAACGCATCGTGCCGCCAGCCAAACTGACCGAAGGCCTGACGTGGCTGGTCACCGGGTTGAGCATTGGCGTTGCAATGGGCGCAGCGAGTTCCGGGTGGCTGGTGGATGCGTTCGGGGCGCGCAGCGGGTTTTGGGTGGCGATTGCGGCGGGGGCGGTGGTGTTGGGGTCGGCGATCCAGAGCTTCCGCCATTTGAAATGA
- a CDS encoding glucose 1-dehydrogenase, with protein MQISLDQQVALVTGASSGIGAGAAKALAAAGAAVVINYNSQAAPAEELAKQINDSGGRAIAIGADVSKEEDVERLFAQTLDAFGFLDILVANSGMQKDANAVDMTLADWNQVIGVNLTGQFLAARAALRIFNKQGIRQGVSRAAGKIIHMSSVHQRIPWAGHVNYAASKGGVDMLMQTLAQEVSQQKIRINGIAPGAIRTAINRAATEGDAAQELLKLIPYGRIGDVEDIANAVVFLASDLSDYIVGTTLFIDGGMSLYPEFRGNG; from the coding sequence ATGCAGATTTCTCTCGATCAACAAGTAGCCCTGGTCACCGGCGCCAGTTCCGGCATTGGTGCCGGCGCCGCCAAAGCGCTGGCCGCTGCCGGTGCTGCCGTCGTCATCAACTACAACTCCCAGGCCGCTCCCGCCGAAGAACTCGCCAAGCAGATCAACGACAGCGGCGGTCGCGCCATTGCCATCGGTGCCGACGTCTCGAAGGAGGAGGACGTCGAACGGCTGTTCGCCCAGACCCTCGACGCCTTCGGTTTCCTCGATATTCTGGTGGCGAATTCCGGCATGCAAAAAGATGCAAATGCCGTGGACATGACCCTCGCCGACTGGAACCAGGTGATCGGCGTCAACCTCACCGGCCAGTTCCTCGCTGCCCGCGCCGCCCTGCGGATTTTCAACAAACAGGGCATTCGCCAAGGCGTGTCCCGAGCCGCCGGCAAGATCATCCACATGAGTTCGGTACACCAGCGCATTCCATGGGCCGGCCACGTCAATTACGCAGCGTCCAAGGGCGGCGTCGACATGCTGATGCAGACCCTGGCCCAGGAAGTCAGCCAGCAGAAAATCCGCATCAACGGCATCGCGCCAGGGGCCATTCGCACGGCGATAAACCGCGCCGCCACCGAGGGCGACGCCGCGCAAGAACTGCTCAAGCTCATCCCTTACGGTCGTATCGGTGATGTCGAGGACATCGCCAACGCCGTGGTTTTTCTCGCCTCCGATCTGTCCGATTACATCGTCGGCACCACCCTGTTCATCGACGGCGGCATGAGCCTCTATCCGGAGTTCCGTGGCAATGGCTGA
- a CDS encoding glycoside hydrolase family 15 protein: MADHHPERQSAIDAHGIIGDMRSAALVNDKGSVDFFCWPEFDSPSIFCSLLDTPEAGIFQLAPDLPDARREQIYLPDTNVLQSRWLSERAVVEITDLLPIGDSEDDLPMLMRQVRVVSGTATIRMRCAVRHDYARAKTRARLDEQDAVFEATDQPSLRLSSDQALSLDGNCAVAEFTLKQGQSAKFLLGAVDDPRFKEGAAELCLERTLKFWRDWIGQSNYRGRWREMVNRSALAMKLLTSRKHGAILAAATFGLPETPGGERNWDYRYTWIRDASFTVYAFMRLGFVDEANAYMNWLRGRVSDCHGNSMKINILYAIDGRQKLPETELTHLAGHGGAKPVRIGNQAYDQIQLDIFGELMDAVYLVNKYGEAISHEGWKHTVEVVDQVCETWESEDVGIWEMRGEQHHFLHSRLMCWVAVDRAIRLASKRSLPAPFARWDQTRQAIYTDIWAKFWNEERGHFVQHIGGTALDGSMLLMPLVRFVSAKDPRWLSTLEAIQKTLVRDGMVYRYHNEDSHIDGLVGTEGAFAACSFWYVECLARAGQVEKAHLEFEQLLRYANPLGLYAEEFDSHARHLGNTPQALTHLALISAASFLDRKLSGEKNYWQP; this comes from the coding sequence ATGGCTGATCATCATCCCGAACGACAAAGCGCCATCGACGCCCACGGCATCATTGGCGACATGCGCAGCGCGGCACTGGTCAACGACAAGGGCAGCGTGGATTTTTTCTGCTGGCCGGAGTTCGACAGCCCGTCGATCTTCTGCTCGCTTTTGGACACTCCCGAGGCCGGGATTTTCCAACTGGCCCCGGACCTGCCTGACGCACGCCGCGAGCAAATCTACCTGCCGGACACCAATGTCCTGCAAAGCCGTTGGCTGAGCGAACGCGCCGTGGTCGAAATCACCGACTTGCTGCCGATTGGCGACAGCGAAGATGACCTGCCGATGCTGATGCGCCAGGTGCGGGTGGTCAGCGGCACGGCGACGATACGCATGCGTTGCGCGGTGCGGCATGACTACGCCCGGGCAAAAACCCGTGCTCGCCTCGATGAACAGGACGCGGTGTTTGAAGCCACAGACCAACCGTCCCTACGCCTGTCTTCGGATCAAGCCCTGAGCCTCGACGGTAATTGCGCCGTCGCCGAGTTCACCCTTAAGCAGGGACAAAGCGCGAAGTTTCTGTTGGGCGCGGTCGACGATCCACGCTTCAAGGAAGGTGCCGCCGAACTGTGCCTGGAACGTACCTTGAAGTTCTGGCGCGACTGGATCGGTCAGTCCAACTATCGCGGTCGCTGGCGGGAAATGGTCAACCGCTCGGCCCTGGCCATGAAGTTGCTGACCTCGCGCAAACACGGCGCAATCCTCGCCGCCGCGACCTTCGGTCTGCCGGAAACCCCCGGCGGCGAACGCAACTGGGATTACCGCTACACCTGGATCCGCGACGCCTCGTTCACCGTCTACGCCTTTATGCGCCTGGGCTTCGTCGACGAGGCCAACGCCTACATGAACTGGTTGCGCGGGCGCGTCAGTGATTGCCACGGCAACTCGATGAAAATCAACATCCTCTACGCCATCGACGGTCGCCAGAAACTGCCGGAAACCGAACTCACGCACTTGGCCGGCCACGGCGGCGCGAAACCGGTGCGCATCGGCAACCAGGCTTACGATCAGATCCAGCTCGACATCTTCGGCGAGCTGATGGACGCGGTGTATCTGGTCAACAAGTATGGCGAAGCGATTTCCCATGAAGGCTGGAAGCACACCGTGGAAGTGGTCGATCAAGTCTGCGAAACCTGGGAGAGCGAAGACGTCGGCATTTGGGAAATGCGTGGCGAGCAGCATCACTTCCTGCATTCGCGACTGATGTGCTGGGTCGCCGTGGACCGGGCCATTCGCCTGGCGTCCAAACGTTCCCTGCCCGCCCCGTTTGCGCGCTGGGACCAGACTCGCCAAGCGATCTACACCGACATCTGGGCAAAGTTCTGGAACGAAGAACGCGGGCATTTCGTGCAGCATATCGGCGGCACCGCGCTTGATGGCTCGATGTTGCTGATGCCGCTGGTGCGCTTCGTCAGCGCCAAGGACCCGCGCTGGCTCTCGACCCTGGAAGCGATCCAGAAAACCCTGGTGCGCGATGGCATGGTCTACCGCTACCACAACGAAGACAGCCACATCGACGGCTTGGTCGGCACCGAAGGCGCCTTCGCTGCTTGCTCGTTCTGGTACGTCGAATGCCTGGCCCGAGCCGGCCAGGTGGAAAAGGCTCATCTGGAGTTTGAGCAACTGCTGAGGTACGCCAACCCGCTGGGCCTGTATGCCGAAGAGTTCGACAGCCATGCGCGGCACCTGGGCAATACGCCGCAAGCGTTGACGCACCTGGCGCTGATCAGTGCGGCGAGTTTTCTGGATCGCAAGTTGAGTGGGGAGAAGAATTACTGGCAGCCTTAA
- a CDS encoding phospholipase, producing MNPASNTTTRNNYANWMSTTPHIDSLKIGELVWPGCHNAAMDWDIGHSFPESASANWALCQNHDLLWQMRNGARSFDLRMLLQNNEFKAYHWKIRGRLLKEIVAAANTFLDENPDEFIILDFNTLHDEKDNRFDHSLFREEILRHLKDRLIPYSNKYLSFAQLRKISRKQRVILSIEYHEKFGSELFWPAFQNRWEGSTFISVEKLAQYVTEVMQNPPSFTYPWRLSMTQYTAARGPTKLTKEINAWFDMESYFLYRSSIISVDFFDESRLVEYCIGANSRLVREPHLKRPFK from the coding sequence ATGAATCCAGCAAGCAACACCACAACCCGCAACAACTACGCCAATTGGATGAGCACTACGCCACATATTGACAGTTTGAAAATCGGCGAACTTGTCTGGCCTGGCTGTCACAATGCCGCCATGGACTGGGACATCGGTCATTCTTTCCCGGAGTCTGCATCGGCCAACTGGGCGCTTTGTCAGAACCACGACTTACTCTGGCAAATGAGGAACGGGGCACGGTCTTTTGATCTGCGGATGCTCTTGCAAAATAACGAATTCAAGGCCTACCACTGGAAAATCCGCGGGCGGCTACTTAAAGAAATCGTTGCCGCAGCCAACACTTTCCTTGATGAAAACCCGGATGAATTCATCATCCTTGACTTTAATACGCTCCATGATGAAAAAGACAATCGGTTTGATCACTCATTATTCAGAGAGGAAATACTGCGCCATTTAAAAGACCGTCTGATCCCATACAGCAATAAATACCTAAGCTTTGCGCAACTGAGGAAAATCAGCCGAAAGCAACGAGTTATTCTCTCCATCGAATATCATGAAAAATTTGGTTCAGAATTATTCTGGCCTGCCTTTCAAAATCGCTGGGAGGGAAGCACATTTATTTCTGTTGAAAAGCTAGCGCAATACGTTACTGAAGTGATGCAAAACCCTCCGTCCTTCACTTATCCGTGGAGACTGTCCATGACCCAATATACTGCCGCACGTGGCCCCACCAAGTTAACCAAGGAAATCAATGCCTGGTTCGACATGGAAAGCTACTTCCTTTACCGTTCGAGCATTATCAGTGTCGACTTTTTTGACGAAAGCAGACTCGTGGAATATTGCATCGGCGCAAACAGTCGGCTGGTTCGGGAGCCGCATTTAAAACGTCCTTTTAAATGA